A stretch of the Papaver somniferum cultivar HN1 chromosome 6, ASM357369v1, whole genome shotgun sequence genome encodes the following:
- the LOC113288052 gene encoding probable E3 ubiquitin-protein ligase LUL4, whose amino-acid sequence MNDSQSGGGRWKFLKGKLGLKSMTCCSGGIWGLGAASSNMRVREEEEEDDLEMQLTEHVVDVGPTNGTSTTTGGRDCVPRSASGINLAMALAAERHYRAAQEYEVGPTSSSSRSTSNNAIPTGTPMRVSLMRLLEEGDGIDFDEDDDFDDEDEETEKGNDKKGGLGSDVMCCVCMRRKKGAAFIPCGHTFCRVCSRELWLNRGSCPLCNRSILEILDIF is encoded by the coding sequence ATGAACGATTCACAAAGCGGAGGAGGAAGATGGAaatttctaaaaggaaagcttggATTAAAATCGATGACATGCTGTAGTGGTGGAATATGGGGTTTAGGAGCAGCATCATCAAACATGAGAgtcagagaagaggaagaagaagatgatttagAAATGCAATTAACGGAACATGTAGTTGATGTGGGTCCTACTAATGGTACAAGTACAACCACCGGTGGTAGAGATTGTGTTCCTCGTTCAGCATCTGGCATCAATTTGGCCATGGCGTTAGCAGCCGAAAGACATTATAGAGCAGCACAAGAATACGAAGTGGGTCCTACTAGTAGTAGTAGTAGAAGTACATCAAATAATGCTATACCAACTGGTACACCTATGAGAGTATCACTAATGAGATTGCTTGAAGAAGGGGATGGTATAGAttttgatgaggatgatgatttcgatgatgaagatgaagaaacggAGAAAGGGAATGATAAAAAAGGAGGATTGGGCAGTGATGTTATGTGTTGCGTGTGTATGAGAAGGAAAAAAGGTGCGGCTTTTATACCATGTGGCCATACATTTTGTCGTGTTTGTTCCAGAGAGCTCTGGTTAAATCGAGGTTCTTGTCCACTTTGTAACCGTTCGATTCTTGAGATTCTTGATATCTTCTAA
- the LOC113288054 gene encoding uncharacterized protein LOC113288054: protein MGKKPWKIIPRPLLESVLNNHAQHHKVPQPLILHGPRGVGKSTLILNRLLEDWNKGPHFTGYVDFSNYKENFKPWASHSTTLSTKPTLNSLRFQLEQCLEQMIGDGVRLGVIGSHQVFTTLNKSHGLNTALRRILQSNTSGNSFDRKISTSVLWDRAVFAMSSKTKVDEIDEVIKGKNDKGKIVKLKDKAYLREAMLSLKLAKEVIDVQQSWRASAIAELNRNGGFSRTLANSSTDWPCLLLELLSAAAEVDHFQPKLVIDNIEVLKDGVLIDDSTVSASMYHDSFLWRLISLCVNERCLPVILITSDSYYSYRAYMDFGFPDLFISRETFGWTLHEAKMHTVTEYFTESEWKLISEVLGPNPRQLSELYALKQSRNYQKIMENSSNTFEDILEAYLAYIQVTVVNPAMESVLSILQKFAVDAQNGRISKDQLRFGAPWRHPPRIDDPAICLEWAKLQVLDFLQSLVKSEFGYNYHADCSLEIMDDPCANAMVEVGLLYAQRDPSFVRPVSGAIQRCLARWLVQEQMQMSFQQSLRYWWQRAFRGRSYRHLMKEVGYK, encoded by the exons ATGGGGAAGAAACCATGGAAGATAATACCCAGACCATTACTGGAATCAGTTCTCAATAATCATGCTCAGCATCATAAGGTTCCTCAACCTCTCATCCTTCACGGACCTAGAGGCGTTGGAAAATCTACTCTCATACTCAATC GACTATTGGAAGATTGGAACAAAGGTCCTCATTTTACAGGTTATGTTGATTTTAGTAACTATAAAGAAAATTTCAAACCATGGGCATCTCATTCAACTACACTTTCGACAAAACCCACACTCAATTCACTTCGATTTCAGCTTGAACAATGTCTTGAACAAATGATCGGTGATGGAGTTCGTCTGGGGGTGATTGGTTCTCACCAGGTTTTCACTACACTTAATAAATCACATGGTCTTAATACTGCTCTTCGTCGTATTCTTCAATCTAATACTTCTGGTAACTCTTTTGATCGTAAAATTTCTACATCTGTGTTATGGGATAGAGCTGTTTTTGCAATGTCTTCAAAAACTAAAGTTGATGAGATTGATGAGGTTATAAAGGGTAAAAATGATAAGGGGAAAATTGTTAAACTCAAAGATAAGGCGTATCTGAGAGAAGCTATGTTGTCATTAAAATTAGCTAAAGAAGTTATTGATGTTCAACAAAGTTGGAGAGCTAGTGCTATTGCTGAGTTGAATAGAAATGGTGGGTTTTCCAGAACTTTGGCTAATTCATCTACTGACTGGCCTTGTTTGTTGTTAGAGTTGTTATCTGCTGCCGCTGAGGTTGATCACTTCCAG CCAAAGCTGGTTATAGACAATATCGAGGTTCTTAAGGATGGAGTATTAATTGATGACTCGACAGTTTCTGCATCAATGTATCACGATAGTTTCTTATGGAGATTAATATCATTGTGTGTGAATGAAAGGTGTTTGCCTGTTATACTAATAACTTCAGATAG CTATTACTCTTATCGGGCTTATATGGATTTTGGGTTTCCAGATTTATTTATTTCCCGTGAG ACCTTCGGATGGACTCTTCATGAAGCTAAAATGCATACTGTGACTGAGTACTTTACTGAATCTGAG TGGAAGCTGATTAGCGAGGTGCTTGGCCCGAACCCTCGACAACTGTCTGAACTCTACGCGCTGAAGCAAAGCAGGAATTACCAAAA GATCATGGAGAATAGCAGCAATACTTTTGAGGACATCTTAGAGGCGTACTTAGCATATATACAA GTGACAGTGGTAAACCCAGCAATGGAATCAGTCTTGTCTATTTTGCAAAAATTTGCTGTTGATGCACAAAATGGAAGAATCTCAAAAGATCAGCTGCGATTTGGTGCTCCTTGGAGGCATCCACCACGTATTGATGACCCTGCTATATGTTTGGAGTGGGCAAAGCTTCAAGTACTTGATTTCCTACAATCACTAGTCAAAAGTGAATTTGGG TATAATTATCATGCTGATTGTAGTCTTGAGATTATGGATGATCCCTGTGCAAACGCAATGGTGGAG GTTGGTTTACTATATGCACAGAGAGATCCATCCTTTGTACGGCCTGTATCTGGAGCAATCCAGAGGTGTCTTGCTAGATG GCTTGTCCAAGAACAGATGCAGATGAGCTTCCAGCAGTCGCTTAGGTACTGGTGGCAGCGAGCTTTTCGTGGGCGTAGCTATCGTCACCTGATGAAAGAAGTAGGCTATAAATAG
- the LOC113288053 gene encoding clathrin coat assembly protein AP180-like, producing the protein MPSKLRKVIGAVKDQTSISLAKATNSSNVDVAVLKATTHDDVPLDERYVNEVLVFTSSNKVMAAACAQAIARRIGRTRNWIVALKTLMLVLRIFQDGDPYFPREVLHAMKRGSRILNLSSFRDDKNSSPWDYTAFVRTYALYLDERLNCFLLGKLQRRAVVRERENNKRINRAATKKFNEHVRDMKPAMLIDKISYWQRLLDRAIATRPTGAAKNNTLVQVSLYAVVTESFDLYRDISDGLALLLDSFFHLKYQSCCDAFKACVKASKQYEELCSFYTLCKSIGVGRVSEYPSVQKIADELLETLQEFLKDQSSFPNGNGTRSSPLQPPQFLGEPSNNDESGASPIQNEASEGLEQERDSDMGSELHTTHQRAYSSLEDLLSVTDAGTSPSISFHDHERNSEQWEKQTQEEDLGSNWNMDGSISRSMSMEQRNSSSVDFGLVFDGQTQVEASVSGCSPEMSRDGWELELAECASNISSTAPSQNVAPRTGFDSSLLDELYNPAAVHHHHHHQHNNLSYSNPFLSSSTNDLIGFTNNPNNLEVMSTPTSPLAMCNSVFDPFSSLVPTFQAKPTFSAQNPNDAENDPFATTPPSSAIDQATMNRQNLLLEQQMWLQNQNKIIAKNIA; encoded by the coding sequence ATGCCGAGCAAGCTCAGGAAGGTAATAGGAGCGGTGAAGGACCAAACAAGCATTAGCCTTGCCAAAGCAACTAATTCGTCTAACGTTGATGTAGCTGTACTTAAAGCAACAACCCACGATGATGTTCCACTGGATGAACGTTATGTTAATGAAGTTCTCGTCTTTACATCTTCGAACAAAGTCATGGCCGCTGCTTGTGCACAAGCGATTGCTAGAAGAATAGGCCGAACACGTAACTGGATCGTTGCCCTTAAAACGCTTATGCTTGTTTTAAGAATTTTTCAAGATGGTGATCCTTATTTCCCCAGAGAAGTTCTTCATGCAATGAAAAGAGGTTCAAGAATTCTAAACCTTTCAAGTTTCCGAGACGATAAAAATTCAAGTCCTTGGGATTACACAGCATTTGTACGGACTTACGCTCTTTATCTCGATGAACGTCTAAATTGCTTCCTTCTTGGTAAGCTGCAAAGACGAGCAGTGGTGCGCGAAAGAGAGAATAATAAGAGAATTAACAGAGCTGCTACAAAAAAATTTAATGAGCATGTTAGAGACATGAAACCCGCAATGTTGATCGACAAGATATCTTACTGGCAAAGATTACTTGATCGTGCAATCGCGACTAGACCAACAGGTGCAGCCAAAAATAACACATTGGTTCAAGTTTCTCTCTATGCAGTGGTGACAGAAAGTTTTGATTTGTATAGAGATATATCAGACGGACTCGCACTTCTTCTTGATAGTTTCTTTCATTTGAAATACCAATCATGTTGCGATGCATTTAAAGCCTGCGTCAAAGCATCAAAACAATATGAAGAACTATGTTCGTTTTATACTTTATGTAAGAGTATCGGAGTCGGAAGAGTTTCAGAATACCCCAGTGTTCAAAAGATTGCGGATGAATTACTAGAGACATTACAAGAATTTTTGAAAGACCAATCTTCCTTTCCAAATGGTAATGGTACTAGGTCTTCACCCTTGCAACCTCCTCAATTTCTTGGTGAGCCTTCTAACAATGATGAATCTGGGGCGAGTCCGATTCAAAATGAAGCATCGGAAGGTCTGGAACAAGAACGAGATTCAGATATGGGATCAGAATTACACACTACCCATCAACGAGCGTACTCGTCTTTAGAGGATCTTTTAAGTGTAACAGATGCTGGAACTAGTCCATCCATCTCATTTCATGATCATGAACGGAACTCGGAACAGTGGGAAAAACAAACTCAAGAGGAAGACTTGGGGAGTAATTGGAATATGGATGGATCAATTAGTCGGTCAATGTCAATGGAACAAAGAAACAGTTCGTCTGTGGATTTCGGTTTAGTATTTGACGGTCAAACTCAAGTAGAAGCATCAGTGTCCGGATGTTCACCAGAGATGTCAAGAGATGGATGGGAGCTGGAGTTAGCTGAATGCGCTAGCAACATTTCTTCCACAGCGCCATCACAGAATGTTGCACCACGTACCGGGTTTGATTCATCTCTTTTAGATGAGTTGTATAATCCTGCTGCGGtacatcatcaccatcatcatcaacataatAACTTGAGTTACAGCAACCCATTTCTAAGTTCGTCGACGAATGACTTGATTGGTTTTACAAACAACCCCAACAACCTCGAAGTGATGTCTACTCCAACCAGTCCCCTCGCCATGTGTAATTCAGTTTTTGATCCATTCTCATCGTTGGTCCCAACATTTCAAGCAAAACCAACATTTTCTGCTCAGAATCCAAATGACGCAGAAAATGATCCTTTCGCAACAACTCCTCCTAGCAGCGCCATAGATCAAGCGACCATGAATCGGCAAAACTTGTTACTAGAACAGCAAATGTGGTTGCAGAACCAAAACAAGATTATAGCAAAGAATATAGCTTAA